The proteins below are encoded in one region of Pristis pectinata isolate sPriPec2 chromosome 37, sPriPec2.1.pri, whole genome shotgun sequence:
- the LOC127586499 gene encoding jeltraxin-like — MGETLEAANQWMQFDSPTNRPSAELQSIARGPPSLVMDRPRSRVLALRPLLGARRDLHRSCAQSSLHSRHLGRQALTMKLFLLTSVAAVITSLVVGEQRQGLIEESLLFPRNTISDYVVIQPQKEMSLNDLTLCLRYNTEQRTRQTLFSYTSTVPQDLVLSREDERTLKVIIGGREIQFQLPVNLWGWVHICITREKEKQLVGLYVNGEPSTRKMQEDTQPVTSGGTVILGQQKGSMARETSFVGEILDVNLWNRVLHPKTIQKLSKGDSTPQGNVIGWLTARVETKGKVVPLKSTLTQ, encoded by the exons ATGGGTGAAACTTTGGAAGCTGCCAACCAGTGGATGCAGTTTGATAGTCCCACCAACAGGCCTTCAGCAGAGCTCCAGTCAATTGCCAGAGGACCACCCAGCTTG GTGATGGACAGACCACGTAGCCGGGTTCTGGCTCTCAGGCCGCTCCTGGGAGCACGCAGGGATCTCCACAGGTCATGTGCCCAAAGCAGCCTTCACTCTCGGCACCTAGGACG GCAGGCTCTGACCATGAAGCTGTTTCTCCTGACGTCTGTGGCTGCTGTCATCACTTCGCTGGTTGTTGGTGAGCAGCGGCAAG GATTAATCGAGGAATCGCTGCTGTTTCCCAGGAACACAATAAGTGACTACGTGGTGATACAGCCACAGAAGGAAATGAGTCTCAATGACCTGACGCTGTGCCTGCGGTACAACACGGAGCAGCGGACCAGGCAGACACTCTTTTCCTACACGTCCACTGTCCCCCAGGACCTGGTGCTGAGCCGTGAGGATGAAAGAACCTTGAAGGTGATCATCGGCGGCAGGGAGATCCAATTCCAGCTGCCCGTCAACCTCTGGGGTTGGGTCCACATCTGCATCACCCGGGAGAAAGAGAAGCAGCTGGTCGGTCTGTATGTCAACGGGGAGCCATCCACCCGCAAAATGCAGGAGGACACGCAGCCTGTCACCAGTGGGGGCACGGTGATCCTAGGCCAGCAGAAGGGCAGCATGGCCAGAGAGACAAGTTTTGTGGGCGAGATTCTGGATGTCAACTTGTGGAACCGGGTGCTGCACCCCAAAACGATCCAGAAACTCTCCAAGGGCGACTCCACCCCTCAGGGCAACGTGATTGGCTGGCTGACGGCCAGAGTGGAAACCAAAGGCAAGGTCGTTCCCCTCAAATCAACCTTGACCCAGTGA